The Catharus ustulatus isolate bCatUst1 chromosome 16, bCatUst1.pri.v2, whole genome shotgun sequence genome window below encodes:
- the MSS51 gene encoding putative protein MSS51 homolog, mitochondrial produces the protein MAGRRRRGGGGRRGGPRQNPGTPRPASSPAPLSPAATTAQPNAGTAPKTGRSKKAPEEPAARAPDVDSLGFQAMDRNVPGLSHVILQKLNMKSYEDYKSAMDGRKSGSDFGIRTYFDMFQKMEDTFKFCVECKKLPDALPDPKSLRRCKRCQNVYYCGVACQRANWPLHKKFCKKLKLVALDRLVEWLVFTGDIPFPTDTWTKPAWDVKGWEDWFSMQEQLEEKLGAIVAGRYMTLLWANAGKPRPEDAELRESIRRLVTDFHSRPLTIGLGLQLFGIDPLTRPLTVHVVGASHVETLNTRLTDYDELTRMFPGHQGMEMVMVGVDVVDGPIMRPPLATLAPRGRVYLSSYKGLYHDFWESHVETKLAAPPDLVVGFHPGFHACPDLLAGWLPTLLLLRDYRLPVLFTVYSEQELKASLQILVELETHIVGYASNPFASLRPEQVYSSPNKPPVYCSSHYIALLGAEAVPGVKELEDDDDWQGGEPSAAAVARGIAPGLG, from the exons ATGGCGGGCAGGAGGCGCCGCGGGGGtggcgggcggcgcggggggccCCGGCAGAACCCGGGGACGCCCAGACCGGCCTCCTCGCCCGCACCCctctctcctgcagccaccacGGCCCAGCCAAACGCAGGCACTGCCCCCAAAACCGGCCGCTCCAAGAAGGCCCCGGAGGAGCCAGCGGCGAGGGCTCCGGACGTGGACTCGCTGGGCTTCCAGGCCATGGACCGCAACGTGCCGGGGCTGTCCCATGTCATCCTGCAGAAGCTCAACATGAAGAGCTACGAGGACTACAA GTCTGCCATGGACGGGAGGAAGAGCGGCAGTGATTTCGGCATCCGGACATATTTTGACATGTTCCAGAAGATGGAGGACACCTTCAAGTTTTGTGTCGAGTGCAAGAAGCTCCCCGATGCCCTCCCGGACCCCAAAAGCCTCCGGCGGTGCAAGAG GTGCCAAAACGTGTACTACTGTGGTGTGGCATGCCAGCGTGCCAACTGGCCACTGCACAAGAAGTTCTGCAAGAAGCTGAAGCTAGTGGCCCTGGACCGGCTGGTGGAGTGGCTTGTCTTCACAG GAGACATCCCATTTCCCACGGACACCTGGACAAAACCTGCCTGGGACGTGAAGGGCTGGGAGGACTGGTTCTccatgcaggagcagctggaggagaagctggGTGCCATTGTGGCCGGGCGGTACATGACCCTGCTCTGGGCCAACGCCGGGAAGCCCCGGCCGGAGGACGCGGAGCTGCGGGAATCCATCCGGCGCCTGGTCACCGACTTCCACTCACGCCCGCTCACCATTGGGCTGGGACTGCAGCTTTTCGGCATTGACCCCCTCACCAGGCCCCTCACCGTGCACGTGGTGGGGGCTTCCCACGTGGAGACCCTCAACACGCGCCTGACGGACTACGACGAGCTGACGCGGATGTTCCCGGGGCACCAGGGCATGGAGATGGTGATGGTGGGGGTGGACGTGGTGGACGGACCCATCATGAGGCCACCCCTGGCCACGCTGGCACCCCGGGGAAGGGTCTATCTCAGCAGCTACAAGGGGCTCTACCACGACTTCTGGGAAAGCCACGTGGAAACCAAGCTTGCTGCCCCTCCTGACCTGGTGGTGGGCTTTCACCCAG GTTTCCACGCCTGCCCAGACCTGCTGGCAGGCTggctgcccaccctgctgctgctgcgggaCTATCGCCTGCCCGTGCTCTTCACCGTGTACAG tgagcaggagctgaaggcCTCCCTGCAGATCCTTGTGGAGCTGGAGACGCACATCGTGGGTTATGCCAGCAACCCGTTTGCCTCACTGCGGCCTGAGCAGGTGTACTCGAGCCCCAACAAGCCGCCCGTGTACTGCAGCTCCCACTACatcgccctgctgggagcagaggctgtgccaggtgtcaaggagctggaggatgatgatgactggcagggaggagagcccagtgctgctgctgtggctaGGGGCattgccccagggctgggctga
- the LOC117003770 gene encoding LOW QUALITY PROTEIN: cytoplasmic phosphatidylinositol transfer protein 1-like (The sequence of the model RefSeq protein was modified relative to this genomic sequence to represent the inferred CDS: deleted 2 bases in 1 codon) — protein sequence MATAREVTASGAAAASAGCWDGSVGGSAASPAPLPRPPQNELCPRQRRRLRLTPVLPAVPVSPCPCHPARVTMLIKEYRICMPLTTEEYRVGQLYTISKHSHQESEKGEGVEVVKNEPHEDPIHGPGQFTEKRVHLSSKLPSWARAVTPRIFYITEKAWNYYPYTITEYTCSFLPKFSIYIETKYEDNCGDSENIFHSDKILGDHEVSFLDIAFDEIPERYYRSLEDPRFFSSAKTGRGPLREGWRQHTKPIMCSYKLVSVKFEVWGLQTRVEQFVHKVIRDILLIGHRQAFAWVDEWCDMSLEEVRAFETQMQVATNQKLGSQHP from the exons ATGGCAACGGCTCGTGAAGTCACGGCGAGCGGGGCGGCTGCTGCGAGCGcggggtgctgggatgggagcgTGGGAGGCAGCGCCGCTTCCCCC GCTCCGCTCCCGCGGCCCCCCCAGAATGAGCTGTGTCCCCGGCAGCGCCGACGCCTCCGCCTGACCCCCGTGCTGCCCGCCGTGCCCGTGTCACCCTGCCCGTGTCACCCTGCCCGTGTCACCATGCTCATCAAGGAGTACCGCATCTGCATGCCGCTCACCACCGAGGAG TACCGCGTGGGGCAGCTCTACACCATCAGCAAGCACAGCCATCAGGAGAGCGAGAAGGGTGAGGGTGTGGAGGTGGTGAAGAACGAGCCCCACGAGGACCCCATCCACGGCCCCGGCCAGTTCACTGAGAAACGTGTCCACCTCTCCAG CAAACTGCCAAGCTGGGCACGGGCAGTGACCCCCCGCATCTTCTACATCACCGAGAAGGCCTGGAACTACTACCCCTACACCATCACGG AGTACACG TGCTCCTTCCTGCCCAAGTTCTCCATCTACATCGAGACCAAATACGAGGACAACTGCGGGGACAGTGAGAAT aTCTTCCACAGTGACAAAATCCTGGGTGATCACGAGGTCTCTTTCCTGGACATCGCCTTTGACGAGATCCCTGAGCGCTACTACCGCAGCCTGGAG GACCCCCGTTTCTTCAGCTCGGCCAAGACGGGTCGGGGGCCGCTGCGGGAGGGCTGGCGCCAGCACACCAAGCCCATCATGTGCTCCTACAAACTGGTGAGCGTCAAGTTCGAGGTGTGGGGGCTGCAGACACGGGTGGAGCAGTTTGTGCACAAG GTGATCCGGGATATCCTGCTGATCGGGCACCGGCAGGCTTTCGCCTGGGTGGACGAGTGGTGCG ACATGTCCCTGGAAGAGGTCCGGGCCTTCGAGACTCAGATGCAAGTGGCCACAAACCAAAAGCTGGGGAGCCAGCACCCCTAA
- the LOC117003776 gene encoding myeloid-associated differentiation marker-like gives MPAVSTNLRALTSWVGIARLSAVVLSCLAFSLVASTGEFRGSYGTWCMFSWCFCFIVTLLVLLLELLELYPLLPLSWDDFTAAFSMLAALMVFTSSVVYPATLIKGSCNSSKCARQAVGTTASCLCFLAYAVEVSLTRAKPGDISSFLSTVPGLLKVFEAFVACLIFSLLNEYSGEPGLMWCVAVYSICFIFTLLIIIFTIGRCLTYIPCSLEKVLVGYNFLALLMYLTATILWPLYSFRGQGRPNPCNQGCSWDKHLGITFLTIFNLIAYLVDLVYSTRMVFFRAPP, from the coding sequence ATGCCCGCGGTCTCCACGAACCTCCGTGCCCTGACCTCCTGGGTGGGCATCGCCCGGCTCTCGGCCGTTGTGCTGTCCTGCCTCGCCTTCAGCCTGGTGGCCTCCACCGGGGAATTTCGGGGTTCCTACGGGACGTGGTGCATGTTCAGCTGGTGCTTCTGCTTCATCGTGACGCTGCTGGTGCtactgctggagctgctggagctctaCCCACTGCTGCCTCTCTCCTGGGATGACTTCACCGCGGCTTTCTCCATGCTGGCAGCTCTGATGGTCTTCACCTCCTCAGTGGTCTACCCTGCCACCTTAATCAAGGGCTCCTGCAACAGCAGCAAGTGTGCCCGGCAGGCCGTGGGCACCACCgcctcctgcctctgcttccTCGCCTACGCCGTCGAGGTGTCGCTGACCCGCGCCAAGCCAGGGGACATCAGCAGCTTCCTCTCCACCGTGCCAGGGCTCCTCAAGGTCTTTGAAGCCTTTGTGGCTTGCCTGATCTTCTCCTTGCTGAATGAATACAGTGGGGAACCTGGCCTGATGTGGTGTGTGGCTGTCTACTCCATCTGCTTCATCTTCACActcctcatcatcatcttcaCCATCGGCCGCTGCCTCACCTACATTCCTTGCTCGCTGGAGAAGGTGCTGGTGGGATACAActtcctggccctgctgatGTACCTCACTGCCACCATCCTCTGGCCTCTCTACAGCTTCCGGGGACAGGGCCGCCCCAATCCCTGCAATCAGGGCTGCTCGTGGGACAAGCACCTGGGAATCACCTTCCTCACCATCTTCAACCTCATTGCCTACTTGGTGGACCTGGTCTATTCCACCAGGATGGTCTTTTTCAGGGCACCTCCCTAA
- the LOC117003771 gene encoding septin-12-like yields MEPPAVPEEEEEDEEGAVPLSMAPGPVGCQLFGYVGIEAVLDQMKIKTMKTGFEFNIMVVGQSGLGKSTMVNTLFKSKVSRKSSQPGQEERIPKTVQLQSITHVIEEKGVKMKLTVTDTPGFGDQINNENCWDPIIKYINEQYERYLREEILITRKRKIPDTRVHGCVYFVPPTGHWLRPLDLEFMRRLSKIVNVVPVIAKADTLTLEERAEFKQRIQENLKTHAISVYPQEDFDQDPEDRALNDRIRENIPFAVVGADQEHQVNGKRVLGRKTKWGIIEVENPAHCEFPLLRDLLIRSHLQDLKDITHNVHYESYRVRRLNESNQLGLSPLNGLPGKGEASSHL; encoded by the exons ATGGAGCCGCCGGCCGTgccggaggaggaggaggaggacgaggagggGGCGGTGCCCCTCTCCATGGCGCCCGGCCCCGTGGGATGCCAGCTCTTTGGATACGTGGGAATCGAAGCTGTGCTCGACCAGATGAAAATCAAAACCATGAAGACAGGCTTTGAGTTCAACATCATGGTTGTGG GGCAGAGCGGGCTGGGGAAGTCCACCATGGTGAACACCCTCTTCAAGTCCAAGGTGAGCCGCAAATCCTCACAGCCCGGCCAGGAGGAACGCATTCCCAAAACAGTGCAGCTCCAGTCCATCACTCACG TCATCGAGGAGAAGGGGGTAAAGATGAAGCTGACAGTGACCGACACACCAGGGTTCGGGGACCAGATCAACAATGAGAACTG CTGGGACCCCATCATCAAATACATCAATGAGCAGTACGAGAGATACCTGCGGGAGGAGATCCTCATCACCCGCAAGAGGAAGATCCCAGACACTCGGGTCCATGGATGTGTCTACTTTGTCCCCCCCACAGGTCACTG GCTGCGCCCGCTGGACCTGGAGTTCATGCGGCGGCTTAGCAAGATCGTCAACGTGGTGCCGGTGATCGCCAAAGCTGACACGCTCACCCTGGAGGAACGGGCAGAATTCAAGCAGCGG ATCCAGGAGAACCTGAAGACCCATGCCATCAGCGTGTACCCGCAGGAGGACTTCGACCAGGACCCCGAAGACAGGGCACTGAACGACAGGATTCGT GAGAATATTCCCTTTGCCGTGGTGGGGGCGGACCAGGAGCACCAGGTGAACGGCAAACGAGTGCTGGGCCGCAAGACCAAGTGGGGCATCATTGAAG TGGAGAACCCAGCGCACTGCGAGTTCCCCCTCCTGCGGGACCTGCTGATCCG GTCACACCTGCAGGACCTGAAGGACATCACCCACAACGTCCACTACGAAAGTTACCGTGTGCGGCGGCTGAACGAGAGCAaccagctggggctgagccccctcAATGGGCTGCCAGGCAAGGGCGAGGCCAGCAGCCACCTCTGA